A segment of the Bacillota bacterium genome:
CTTTTAACCGCGCCAGGAACTCAGTGTTGGTCCGGAACCGGGGGTCTCTGGGGTAGCGGAGGTCGATCACGAAAACGTCCGAGTCCACGAAGATCAATCGCGCCACCTGCTCTTGCGCAACGCGGTTTCCACATCCGGGTACGGCGGCTCGGTGGCGTGCAGGGTCGCCTCGATGTCCCGCCAGGCGACTTCGAAGGGCCTTAAGCTCGCGTTACCCTCCTGGTGCTCCCCAAAGGGCACCAGACAAGCCACCGGCTTACCCCGATAGGTGATGGCCACGCGCTCGCCGCGCCGCACCCTTTCCAGGATGGTCCCGTAATGCAGCCTCAGTTCCTTTGTAGTTACGAAGATCATCGCCTCTGCCCCCCTTTCGGTAACCCCGGGGTTCACTTAAGAGTAGCCATACGTTAAATAGAGTATAACCACTGTTTTGGGGACCGTCAAGGGACCCGGGGCGTTCTCGGGCCGGGGCTGCCGCCTGCAGCTTCTCCGGCCTACTGGGCCTGTTCGCCTCGCTGCGCGTGGCGGGGGAAGTGATCCTCAAGGTCGAGGTGAGCCAGATGGAGCAATCGC
Coding sequences within it:
- a CDS encoding type II toxin-antitoxin system prevent-host-death family antitoxin; the protein is MIFVTTKELRLHYGTILERVRRGERVAITYRGKPVACLVPFGEHQEGNASLRPFEVAWRDIEATLHATEPPYPDVETALRKSRWRD